The region caagaGTGATCCCTGAGCACGTTTGAACTTTTCCCAAAGTCTTTTAGCGCTAATGATGTTAATCTCggttttattaattaattagtttttgaaagttattagtttttattagTTTTTGAAATGCCTGTTGTTCATCGGCCCCGATGGAGACTTATCATATTTTACTACATGGATACAAGAAAAAGACAGAAGTCCATAATCCAGAAGTCGCGATATCTATCATTTGTCCTTGGCCTATCACAGTACGGTATTATCTAACTTTAGTTTAGAATAAAGGTCCTGCCAAAgattggccaatcagattgggcCTTACGCTTCTGAGTGGTTCCAAACCAAATAGCCTGCACATGTGATTGCCATTATTTCCTTTAACCACAAGCAATAACCGTTCTAAAATATCGATAATGCAGAAAAATGAAGGGCCGCATTCCCTTTGCGATCGACAATTCTGGTTTATGGGCTTCTGCCGATGAATCGGAaagattatgcaaattagatcaAGTGTCTTAAACTCACATCATTTATGCAATAGAAAGCATTTAATCTAATTTCATACTTTTATCAATAGCTCAGAGTTGACCTTTATTTTGGTATTCCATAATACAGAGTATTATACTTCTTTTATTATAGTTTATAGAATTGAACTAGTTTTTAAAATTAACGTCAAAGTACTATTTCATTAATTctatggcctttgcatgaCGAATTCAGAGGCTCTGCTGATAGCAGTGATTTGGGTGCATGATCAACGATCTCAAAGGGAACTTTTTTCCTTACACCAGTATCCTCGTAGTTAAGTGTATTACTGCTAATTGGGTTTATTACTGAGCGGTCATAGAGCATGAGGGGCGTGTTTGTGGGCTGCGGAGCTTTTTCATCAGTAATTTTCTTGTAATCTTGAAGTGTTTAAATGCTACAGGATGCTCCAGTGTCTGTCTGGAATTTTGCAAGTGTTGCTGCTTCTGATTTCTTGGCTGTCAGACAGACTGCAAcgttatatttaacaattagactacgagcccgagttttctacgagcagatagtcaacgaggcgcagccgagttgactatcgctcgtagaaaacgagggcgagtagtctaattgttttagtataaatttactcgtagtctcattgcatagaaatgtaaagtaacgtttaaatggttaaaagtgttatattgtgtttacatcggcaattcaaattcaagctttcaaacactgcgtgcgctgtgcactgaagcttcgtgatatccaatttaaaattcgtgatacacaatttaaaatttaaagcttcgtgattggtcagaataaataggagaacgattttcattggctattcacaactgtagactatcagcagatagtctacgagtaatatagccaatcagattcaaggattcacgatagactacgagtaaatttatactaatgcTTGTTATCTTCGGGTGAATGAAGGGTATAGATGCTGCTTAGGTCATCGGTGGCATCTCCTTTGTCCACATGATGTACAAGCTTGCGTGTTTGCCTGGTTTTCCTTTCCAACGGCTTGGTTTTCTTTACAGTTCGCTTCGGAGAGCACTGACAGACTTTGGCCAGATGGTTTCTCTTCTTGTACTTGAAGCAAACTTCACCATATGCTGAACGAGGATTTTCGCGTGGCTCCGCGCGTGTTCCGCGTTTCCTCTGTTCGCGTGTGTAGTGAACGGAAAGCTCGGAAGATGAACTCAGTTTTCAAAGGGAAAATGATAAAAGTTTTAGTTGCCAAAAATCTAAATCACAGGCAATTAATCATTCTATAATTGTAAAACTCACTCTATAaagtacaataaaaaaataaacacaaatattaaaaatatttcggACGCTTCAGCGAGCGCTCCGGCGAAATCCAGTTTTGTTGCAACGATATCAAATGTTTTATGGTAACATTTTATTCACTACTTAAGAAATGGGAGACAAGGATAAAGTGAAAGCTTTACGTAATGAAAACGATCAGTTAAAGAGGCAACCAGAAGCGTTAAAAAAGGAGTTCGAATTCATAAAGACCAAGATGGCGGAACAAATCGAAAGCCGTACATCGATCGTAGCTCCACCAGATAAGCAGGATGTTCAATTTCTCAGCGACAACTACGACGCCTTGGTACAGTCTAAAACCAGTCTAGAAGAAGATCTTGGCAGATTCTCTCGAAGGTTGGATTTATTAGAGAAAAAGTTTGACAGGATCGATAAAGCCATTGATGACATATTTTATTATAGTTATCAGTACAATTTAAAGATTGTAGGTGTTCCGCAAATTAACGAGAATGAATCAGCCGAAGATACGGCCAATCTTTGCCTCAAGCTATTTTCTTCCCTTGGAAATGATATCTCTGCTTCTGACATCGATATTGCACACAGGGTTCGACTACGCAACGCAACGACTGATAATGGCCGCCGAAAACAACCCAACGCGATTATTTGCAAATTTACAAGAAGAATGTCTCGGGAGAAATTACTAGCTTCGAGACGCAACACCACTCAGTTAACTACGGAGGCCCTGGGACTCCCCCCTACTGTGGAGGTTAACCGGATCAAGATTTACAGTCACCTTACGCCAAGATTGCAAGAGCTACTTCATGCTGCGAAGGCTCACCAAAACACACACCATTATAAGTGGTGCTGGGCTAAAGGGAATGCAATCTTCCTTCGCAAAACAGATACATCAACAGCAATCCGTCTGGAGTCACTTGACGATCTATCCAAACTAAGAGAGCGTGAATCAGAATAAATGGACCTTGACAGCTAAGTGGAATTTATCTTAATATTCttctattttatttatatttacacTTACACTAGGTTAGTATAATATCATGAAAGGGAGGAATAAGCTTAAGGCTGTTATAGAAAAATCAGCCAGATCGACTTTAAAGGAACTACCGTATTTCAGCTATACAGGAAATATAATTCAAATTCATGGCCAATTTAATAACTCGTTATCGACCTCTTGTAAAACTAAGCGAGACTTAGATAAGCTTACATGTTTATATGACCTAGATTTATTTTCCCTCAATACAGACCTAGATTGTAATTTGAACCCTGCCAATCAATCCTTTGTTAGAGTACCCAGTCGGTATTATTCCCCCCATAGTTAGTTTTATTAAAGATCCTGATGATAACTCAATGTCTTACAACCCTGATAGAATTGCTAATATCCTCAATGAACATTTCGCTTCAGTAGGGCCTAAGCTAACAAAACggacttttgtctgattggttaatcGGTTTTCTGGTGTTCAGTCTTCTGACCGCGCGGTAGtaaagataaacaaagatggctgctAAGGAGAAGGTTCCTTCTTATGGTTGTTCGATCGTTTGTTCGAAAGTCCGTAGTAATTTTAGGTGGTTTTTAAATCTCAAATGGCGGGAAAAGGTTTTGCAAGGGGTGTCCCTTGAAGCgggaaaaacttttttcacaaaaatttttttgtgagcTTTGGGAAAgcgtcttttttctttctttgtttcacgAGCTAGCGAATTATGTTTCGAAACAAATGCGCTAAATGCGAAAAGACCCGGTCGAAATGCAGGTTTATAGGCTGGGAAGGGAAATATTTGTGCCGTAAGTGctacaataaagtaaagagagaGTCCGAGAAGACCTTGCTTGTGGACGACACAGACGCAGCAGTCACCGCCGCCTCCAATAACCCAGCAGAAGCAGGTACGTATTTTAGCAAAACTTTTATAGTTTCTTGCATTTGTCGCGTGTTTATGTTTAGGATATGCTGAAGTTGATATAAGTTCCatattttccaattttaaaTGACAGAAGTGTTACCAGAAGTTCAATCGCTGGCTGCACCGCCTCCCTGTACAAACAGCGGCTTTCTTCAAGTTACCGGTAAGTTGGTTGTAAGTTAAGTTTGAGCTTATATCAAAATAATCTTGAATGAAAATGCTGAGACAGATGTTATTTTAATGTGAATGAAAGTCTGTCGATTTTTTTGAAAGGTTCCTGTCGTGATCTTTTAGTGAAAGCTAGCAAAGAATGTTCAAAACCGAGTGTTTTTTAGGCCTCTATTTACAGCGCTTAGATGTAATTAAGTTTTCATTTAACAAACCCTTGATGTGGTTCTCTATTCACCATTTTCAGGTGAAAACTTTGCAGAAGAACTACGCAAACTACAAGAAGCCCTGCAGGTTCACTGTGGAAAGGACAAACACCCTCCAATTTATGACCCATCAAAATTTTTTGAGTTTTGTTCTCTCGCTGGTGCAGCTAATAtttacaattttgttttgtcctgCATGACCTCTTCTCGCCATTCTGAGGAAAGAACTCTTTTAAACCAGAAATGCACAGTTGCTATTTTATACCAGTTATGTTTTGGCTATTctcaaaaatgtaatttttttcaagaagaTAATGGTTTATTTCTTAAGTTTTGCAATTTATCTCAAAGTGGAATCGAGACGCAGCGGCAATTGGGCACCAGTGTTTCAAGTAAGGTCATTTCGAGAAACCGTGCAGCCATTGCCAAGCAAAACTTCCAGGTGTGCAATGATGCCATTCAAGAAGCCATCGACAAGGAGTTCACAATTTTGCTGATGATAGACGACTACCATAACATACACACCATCAGGAGACCACAAGAGGAGAACAGGGCCTACAAAGTGGACCACATGTGTaccatcatcatcaaaatTGTGAAAGAAGTACCTGCCATTCCTTTTAGTTCAGTTAATTTAATCCATAACCCTTGTGGCATTGATGTTGATCTTCTTGTAAATAAGTTATGTTCTATTCAGTTTTTTAGTCAAATTTGTACTTCATCATTTGCCTCGTCAATGCCAGAGTTtacctctttttcttttgatccAGTCATGGGTAGGCACCAAATGGAATCCCATGACTATCAAGGTGCTAGTTCTTTACGATCCTTTAAGGATGTCTatttaattgattttgttaAGTTACCTTTAAAAAGTAAGAAGAATTACGAGGATGCTTTAGAAATAGTTTTAAACACTAACATGAGGGAATATTTGTCTAAGTTTATTGTTTTAACGCCAGCTGACTGGCCTGGCCAATGTTTTCCAAGGCAAATAGTTTACCAGAAAGTCAGTCAAGCAACCGCTGCAAGCAATGCTCCTCAGGGTTCCTGCTGTCACCCCTCACCTCAGTCATTCCCACTTTAGGTCCCTTGCATGTGGACCTTAATGCTGATCAGGATATTGTATTGGGTTACATGCCATTTATGCGTCTCATTTATGAATCTGTTTTTCCAGGCAAGAAACTGGCTGACAAGCCAAAACCGTGGcgtattcaattcctcctggAGCTGACTTATGGTGGATGGACATTAGTTAGGACCGTAGTTAAATCTGTCTTTTCTCGGGTGAAAGATCTTCAGTATGGCATTTTGGTTAATCTGCTAGATAACTATATTCCTTTGACTCTTTGTAGCTACAGTATTTTGTTTAAACTGAACCGTCTTGATGATTATTACTTTTCAATATTTAGACTTTGgatcatgtttttttgcttccACAGGAAAAATTACAACAAGGCCCCACTGTTTTGGCTGAGTAACCTTCTTTTCTGGCAAACTAATGGGTGTAGAgatatttataatttttttgcaggTTCTCTCGGTGTTATCGATGAGTATTTTGTTGAGTTTGTCCACAGCCTTGCAAGGAAATCAACAAATCCTTCAGACAGTGTTGATAACCTTCAACAGAaattgttttccctttttgcaTCAGGGGAAAGGCAGGCAAACTTCCGTTCTACCTTTACCCCTTCCAAGAACTATATTTTTAGCCGCCGTGAACTTGTGCATTTGTTTTCTAAGGTTGCAAGTAGCATTGTTACTATTTTAACATCAATTGCAAATTCGCCTGCAGCAGCCTATCCCCTTCCACGGGTGCCAGGGCAGAGAAAGGATCTTTCCTGGTGGTATGCTCCAGCTTTGTTTGGAGATGCTCCAATTAAAAGCGACTACCTGCCACTGGGATATCAGTTCCAACCATATCCACATCAGGGAAGAAGATGTGATAGTTCTAGCTGCTCCATTTCTGTAGACACTCCTTGGAAGATCTTTGAAAGATGCTGGCATTCATTTCATCTGTGTTGTTTGACCGTTGTTGATGTTTGCCCCATATGTAGAAAAGGAATTGAAACAGCTATTAAATCGTTAGCTAATATAGCAAACCAATCTCTTCGTCAACAGCAAAATGGTACCGCAACTGATGGTTCCAGTGAGGCAGGTGAGGTCTCCAGAGAGGTAagtgatggtgatgatgatgatgatgatgatgatgccCTGACTAGCACAGTTGATGGAAATGTTGAGCAAGTTGTTCAGAACTTGACACTACAGATAATGGCTCTTACTGTTGCATCTCCACCTGCTCAGCCTTTGTCCCCAGCTAGGGTAAACGTAGTGTCAACACCACGCCCATCAACTCAGAGAAGACCTCCCCACTGCAGCACCTGTGGTCATCTTAAGCAAGGCCATCAGAGGCCTGTTGCTCAGGGAACAGCCAGTAAGTGTCCAGTTTGCCCTTCTCAGTCATGCACGAGAGAAGGGCGTATGCTATCTTGTCAATGTCATTGGTGTTCTAGACAATCACAAACAAACAGTAACCAAAACATGCCTTCTCTTTCACAGGGACCTATCATCAGGGAAACACACATAAATCCAGATCTGACTGAATGgctcctttcttttt is a window of Acropora palmata chromosome 11, jaAcrPala1.3, whole genome shotgun sequence DNA encoding:
- the LOC141897087 gene encoding uncharacterized protein LOC141897087; the encoded protein is MGDKDKVKALRNENDQLKRQPEALKKEFEFIKTKMAEQIESRTSIVAPPDKQDVQFLSDNYDALVQSKTSLEEDLGRFSRRLDLLEKKFDRIDKAIDDIFYYSYQYNLKIVGVPQINENESAEDTANLCLKLFSSLGNDISASDIDIAHRVRLRNATTDNGRRKQPNAIICKFTRRMSREKLLASRRNTTQLTTEALGLPPTVEVNRIKIYSHLTPRLQELLHAAKAHQNTHHYKWCWAKGNAIFLRKTDTSTAIRLESLDDLSKLRERESE
- the LOC141897086 gene encoding uncharacterized protein LOC141897086 isoform X1, producing MFSKANSLPESQSSNRCKQCSSGFLLSPLTSVIPTLGPLHVDLNADQDIVLGYMPFMRLIYESVFPGKKLADKPKPWRIQFLLELTYGGWTLVRTVVKSVFSRVKDLQYGILVNLLDNYIPLTLCSYSILFKLNRLDDYYFSIFRLWIMFFCFHRKNYNKAPLFWLSNLLFWQTNGCRDIYNFFAGSLGVIDEYFVEFVHSLARKSTNPSDSVDNLQQKLFSLFASGERQANFRSTFTPSKNYIFSRRELVHLFSKVASSIVTILTSIANSPAAAYPLPRVPGQRKDLSWWYAPALFGDAPIKSDYLPLGYQFQPYPHQGRRCDSSSCSISVDTPWKIFERCWHSFHLCCLTVVDVCPICRKGIETAIKSLANIANQSLRQQQNGTATDGSSEAGEVSREVSDGDDDDDDDDALTSTVDGNVEQVVQNLTLQIMALTVASPPAQPLSPARVNVVSTPRPSTQRRPPHCSTCGHLKQGHQRPVAQGTANELQDLTARPQHSKIAALLILPPDKTMLLLIGRNGESVLMESHIHYNIGGIIASAGPHKLQQMAIYIELMARRDWNSNPTPFDMTIIELC
- the LOC141897086 gene encoding uncharacterized protein LOC141897086 isoform X2, coding for MFSKANSLPESQSSNRCKQCSSGFLLSPLTSVIPTLGPLHVDLNADQDIVLGYMPFMRLIYESVFPGKKLADKPKPWRIQFLLELTYGGWTLVRTVVKSVFSRVKDLQYGILVNLLDNYIPLTLCSYSILFKLNRLDDYYFSIFRLWIMFFCFHRKNYNKAPLFWLSNLLFWQTNGCRDIYNFFAGSLGVIDEYFVEFVHSLARKSTNPSDSVDNLQQKLFSLFASGERQANFRSTFTPSKNYIFSRRELVHLFSKVASSIVTILTSIANSPAAAYPLPRVPGQRKDLSWWYAPALFGDAPIKSDYLPLGYQFQPYPHQGRRCDSSSCSISVDTPWKIFERCWHSFHLCCLTVVDVCPICRKGIETAIKSLANIANQSLRQQQNGTATDGSSEAGEVSREVSDGDDDDDDDDALTSTVDGNVEQVVQNLTLQIMALTVASPPAQPLSPARVNVVSTPRPSTQRRPPHCSTCGHLKQGHQRPVAQGTASKCPVCPSQSCTREGRMLSCQCHWCSRQSQTNSNQNMPSLSQGPIIRETHINPDLTEWLLSFSQSTVTPGQIGSNACTIISV